The Aliiroseovarius pelagivivens genome contains a region encoding:
- a CDS encoding DUF4177 domain-containing protein: MTSYEYQVIPAPRKGKKARGVKGSESRFALAIQDALNEASADGWEYLRTDTLPSEERSGLTGRTTVYQNLLVFRRAIEDQTDEQAADADFEAVTALAEVATAEAEAAEEHHAPNLPSATDANEASDAAPSVERSEPFTLR, from the coding sequence ATGACGAGCTACGAATACCAAGTGATCCCCGCGCCGCGCAAAGGCAAGAAAGCCCGTGGCGTAAAGGGGTCCGAGTCCCGTTTTGCCCTCGCCATTCAAGACGCGTTGAACGAAGCCAGTGCAGACGGCTGGGAGTATCTGCGTACCGACACGCTGCCCAGCGAAGAACGCTCGGGGCTGACAGGTCGCACAACCGTGTATCAAAACTTGTTGGTGTTCCGCCGTGCAATCGAGGATCAAACCGACGAGCAGGCAGCGGATGCTGATTTCGAAGCTGTGACAGCACTCGCCGAGGTTGCCACCGCCGAAGCCGAGGCTGCCGAGGAGCACCACGCGCCAAATCTGCCTTCGGCCACGGACGCGAACGAAGCCAGTGACGCGGCCCCCAGCGTCGAACGCAGCGAGCCCTTTACCCTCAGGTGA
- a CDS encoding BolA family protein encodes MNRSSRINQALTDAFDPEHLEVIDESEKHIGHSGYQEGGESHFQVVIRAPVFSDMSRIARHRAVHKALGAELVSEIHALALDISG; translated from the coding sequence ATGAACCGATCATCACGAATTAATCAGGCGCTAACCGATGCATTCGACCCGGAACATCTTGAAGTCATTGACGAAAGTGAAAAACACATCGGTCATTCTGGCTATCAAGAGGGGGGCGAAAGCCATTTTCAAGTGGTCATCCGTGCGCCAGTTTTTTCCGACATGTCCCGTATCGCGCGCCACCGCGCCGTACACAAAGCACTCGGCGCGGAGCTGGTCTCCGAGATCCACGCCCTGGCGCTTGATATTTCCGGTTGA
- a CDS encoding DnaJ domain-containing protein, whose amino-acid sequence MPNDDPFGFDMSVSAAKKRNPRGKRGMSGAFETSKRVCEHDGCKEAGQYRAPRSPDHLDEFKWFCKDHVREYNLKWNFFDGSTEEEMNEQMDKDRVWERETKPLGTKDEQRAWARLGVDDPHQVLGANATQNPGKSITGTRKLPPTERRAVDILEAKDHWTKAEIRKSYKKLIKVLHPDMNGGDRSQEEQLQEVRWAWDQIKESRSFK is encoded by the coding sequence ATGCCCAACGACGATCCTTTTGGTTTTGACATGTCGGTCTCAGCGGCCAAGAAACGCAATCCGCGCGGCAAACGTGGGATGTCAGGTGCGTTTGAAACCTCGAAACGTGTCTGTGAACATGACGGCTGTAAAGAAGCCGGTCAGTACCGCGCGCCCCGCTCGCCTGATCACCTGGACGAGTTCAAGTGGTTCTGTAAGGACCACGTGCGCGAGTATAATCTGAAGTGGAATTTCTTCGACGGATCGACCGAAGAAGAAATGAACGAACAGATGGACAAAGATCGCGTGTGGGAACGCGAGACGAAGCCCTTGGGCACCAAGGATGAACAGCGCGCCTGGGCCCGTCTGGGCGTGGACGATCCGCATCAGGTTCTGGGTGCCAACGCGACACAGAACCCCGGAAAATCGATCACTGGCACCCGAAAGCTGCCCCCCACGGAACGCCGCGCCGTCGACATTCTGGAAGCCAAGGACCACTGGACCAAGGCCGAGATCCGCAAGTCCTATAAGAAGCTGATCAAGGTGCTGCACCCGGATATGAATGGTGGCGACCGGTCTCAGGAAGAACAGCTGCAAGAGGTTCGCTGGGCTTGGGATCAGATCAAGGAAAGCCGCAGCTTCAAGTGA